In Myxococcus stipitatus, the following are encoded in one genomic region:
- a CDS encoding sensor histidine kinase, producing MDLLSSSAIALRWLVRLRWHAVVGTALTVAVAARGLRLDLPVVPLLALVVLTGASNLLLTHWLRHHPVVKSHHLGAVLALDTLLLTGLLSLSGGPDNPFAMLYLVHVAMAALVLGPRWTLSLALLSVVGPVLLFQFHIPLREFGDGTGSVLTGPGRMVGTWVAFSLTVMSIAWMVARVSAALRDRQEALVRAQLLASRAEKLASLSTLAAGAAHELGTPLGTIAIAANELDVLIQEAPQEALEDARLIRDQVERCRDILERMSARAGQTYGEAPEQTTTNAVLERLREELTAGELSRLRIEEGAEVSLYFPPRGLVQVLVNLVRNALHASDASQSPVTLSVRGDGGRTRFVVEDRGTGIPREVLERVGEPFFTTKPAGQGMGLGLFLAQTFAELCGGRLELASEEGVGTRATLELPYRKGPSHAAA from the coding sequence GTGGACCTGCTGTCGTCCAGCGCCATCGCGCTGCGATGGCTGGTGCGTCTGCGCTGGCATGCCGTTGTCGGCACCGCCTTGACGGTGGCGGTGGCCGCGCGCGGCTTGCGGCTGGACCTCCCCGTGGTTCCGCTCCTCGCGTTGGTGGTGTTGACGGGCGCGTCCAACCTGCTGCTGACGCACTGGCTTCGCCACCACCCGGTGGTGAAGTCCCATCACCTGGGCGCGGTGCTCGCGCTCGACACGCTCCTTCTGACGGGGCTGTTGTCTCTGTCGGGAGGGCCTGACAACCCGTTCGCCATGCTGTACCTGGTCCACGTGGCGATGGCGGCGCTCGTGCTGGGGCCCCGATGGACACTCTCCCTGGCGCTGCTGTCCGTGGTGGGGCCCGTGCTCCTGTTCCAGTTCCACATTCCCCTGCGCGAGTTCGGTGATGGCACGGGTTCGGTGCTCACGGGCCCGGGGCGCATGGTGGGGACGTGGGTGGCCTTCTCGCTCACGGTGATGAGCATCGCGTGGATGGTGGCGCGGGTGTCCGCGGCGCTGAGGGACCGGCAGGAGGCGCTGGTGCGTGCGCAGTTGTTGGCCTCGCGCGCGGAGAAGCTGGCGTCGTTGAGCACGCTGGCCGCGGGCGCGGCGCATGAGTTGGGCACTCCTTTGGGGACCATCGCCATCGCGGCCAATGAGCTGGACGTGCTCATCCAGGAGGCGCCACAGGAGGCGCTCGAGGATGCGCGCCTCATCCGGGACCAGGTGGAGCGGTGCCGGGACATCCTGGAGCGCATGAGCGCTCGGGCGGGGCAGACGTATGGCGAGGCCCCCGAGCAGACGACGACGAACGCGGTGCTCGAGCGTCTGCGAGAAGAGCTCACCGCTGGAGAGCTTTCGCGCCTGCGAATCGAGGAGGGCGCCGAGGTGTCGCTCTATTTCCCCCCACGAGGTTTGGTCCAGGTGCTGGTCAACCTGGTGCGCAACGCCTTGCACGCGAGTGATGCCTCGCAGTCGCCCGTCACCTTGAGCGTGCGAGGAGACGGAGGGCGCACGCGCTTCGTGGTGGAGGACCGGGGCACGGGCATCCCGCGCGAAGTGCTGGAGAGGGTGGGGGAGCCGTTCTTCACCACCAAGCCCGCGGGACAAGGCATGGGGCTGGGCTTGTTCCTGGCGCAGACCTTCGCCGAGCTGTGCGGTGGAAGGCTGGAGTTGGCCTCGGAGGAGGGGGTGGGGACTCGCGCGACGCTGGAGCTGCCGTACCGGAAGGGGCCCAGCCATGCAGCCGCCTGA
- a CDS encoding S41 family peptidase, with translation MHWSLKALPLAFLLSLSACGNDDPPRSVEGDWTTETFGLVVKLHGTHVELFERTDVSCLPLASGELTDGRLPELDMRFRLDGDALVIEDSGTLYIRGKRAPAPDDCSHPPPSPKDPVLNFETFWNTFNEQYALFDLYGVDWRARYQQFRPRVSATTTDDELFSLMSEMLTPLRDGHINLSAGQRHFSPKPFPADFYENRDAVIQYIDQRLMKGPGVTLTGRGRLSYQSLNARVGYIVIFNMIRFSEQSDSASEVAAAGKAIDEALAALGDKDALIIDVRFNGGGYDSVALALASRFTSTERLGISKKGRTRDGFTPLRELRFGPAGPRQFTKPVYVLQSGLSASAAEIFTMAMSPLPNVTLVGERSIGAHSDTPTRQLPNGWSFGLSVEQYFAPDGKMYESVGVPTDVAVPLDCASIAAGTDRILEEALRLTAALP, from the coding sequence ATGCACTGGAGTCTCAAGGCCCTGCCGTTGGCGTTTCTCCTGTCCCTGTCCGCTTGTGGGAATGATGACCCTCCTCGGAGCGTGGAGGGCGATTGGACCACCGAGACCTTTGGCCTGGTGGTGAAGCTCCACGGCACTCATGTCGAACTCTTCGAGCGGACCGATGTGAGCTGCCTTCCGCTCGCGTCAGGTGAGCTGACGGACGGACGCCTGCCCGAGTTGGACATGCGTTTCCGCCTCGATGGTGACGCACTCGTCATCGAGGACTCGGGGACGCTCTACATCCGGGGCAAGCGCGCACCCGCGCCCGACGACTGCTCCCATCCTCCCCCTTCACCGAAGGACCCGGTTCTCAACTTCGAGACGTTCTGGAACACCTTCAACGAGCAGTACGCCCTCTTCGACCTCTACGGCGTCGACTGGCGCGCCCGCTACCAGCAGTTCCGGCCCCGCGTCTCCGCCACCACGACGGACGACGAGCTCTTCTCCCTCATGTCGGAGATGCTCACGCCCCTGCGTGACGGCCACATCAACCTGTCAGCAGGGCAGCGCCACTTCTCCCCGAAGCCCTTCCCGGCGGACTTCTATGAGAACCGCGATGCGGTCATTCAGTACATCGACCAGCGTCTCATGAAGGGGCCCGGAGTCACCCTGACGGGACGCGGCCGTCTGTCCTACCAGTCCCTCAACGCACGGGTGGGCTACATCGTCATCTTCAACATGATCAGGTTCAGCGAGCAGTCCGACTCCGCCTCCGAGGTGGCCGCCGCGGGCAAGGCCATCGACGAGGCACTGGCCGCGCTGGGTGACAAGGACGCGCTCATCATCGATGTGCGCTTCAATGGGGGAGGCTATGACTCGGTGGCCCTGGCGCTCGCGAGCCGTTTCACCTCCACGGAGCGGCTCGGCATCTCCAAGAAGGGCCGCACACGGGACGGCTTCACCCCCTTGAGGGAACTGCGCTTCGGGCCGGCGGGGCCTCGCCAGTTCACCAAGCCCGTCTACGTGTTGCAGAGCGGCCTCTCCGCGAGTGCGGCCGAAATCTTCACCATGGCCATGAGCCCGCTCCCCAACGTGACGCTCGTCGGCGAGCGCTCGATAGGCGCCCACTCGGATACGCCCACCCGTCAGCTCCCGAATGGCTGGTCGTTCGGCCTGTCCGTCGAGCAGTACTTCGCTCCAGACGGCAAGATGTATGAGAGCGTGGGCGTTCCCACCGATGTGGCCGTGCCTCTTGATTGCGCGAGCATCGCCGCGGGCACGGACCGCATCCTCGAGGAGGCGCTCCGCCTGACGGCCGCGCTCCCTTGA
- a CDS encoding pentapeptide repeat-containing protein, with amino-acid sequence MATSDGADKALAERLQREEYFANETFEGVDLQGLELRDKEFYRCTFENCQLQESRWSRTVFESCVVRGSNVTRARFQATGLREVRFENSKLIGIDWSDVSSNPELSFMECGLSYCSFVGLSLRKTPFLKCVARESNFYDLDLTDSAFAGTDLSGSNFRGCMLIRTDFSDTTGAFLDPSVNKLKDTRVPIETAVGLARNLGMLVMGFHDEAPKRAGRKPRPSP; translated from the coding sequence ATGGCGACGAGCGACGGCGCGGACAAGGCCTTGGCGGAGCGGCTGCAACGGGAGGAATACTTCGCGAACGAGACCTTCGAGGGTGTCGACCTCCAGGGGCTCGAGCTGCGCGACAAGGAGTTCTACCGGTGCACCTTCGAGAACTGCCAGCTCCAGGAGAGCCGCTGGAGTCGAACCGTCTTCGAATCCTGTGTGGTCCGAGGCAGCAACGTCACACGAGCCCGGTTCCAGGCCACCGGGCTCCGGGAGGTGCGCTTCGAAAATTCGAAGTTGATTGGCATCGACTGGAGCGATGTCTCATCGAACCCCGAGCTGAGCTTCATGGAGTGTGGCCTGTCGTATTGCTCGTTCGTGGGACTCAGCTTGAGGAAGACGCCGTTCCTCAAGTGTGTCGCCCGTGAGTCGAACTTCTACGACCTGGACCTGACGGACTCGGCCTTCGCGGGGACGGACCTCAGCGGCAGCAACTTCCGAGGCTGCATGCTGATTCGAACGGACTTCTCCGACACGACGGGCGCCTTCCTGGACCCGTCGGTCAACAAGCTCAAGGACACGCGGGTCCCCATCGAGACAGCCGTCGGGCTCGCCCGGAACCTGGGCATGCTCGTCATGGGCTTTCACGATGAGGCCCCCAAGCGCGCGGGACGAAAGCCGCGTCCATCTCCATGA
- a CDS encoding S8 family serine peptidase → MLRPSTGTSSAKGMATQEKVMGLASKYGAKVGQTYSHALQGFVAELDDTRLEALRADPSVASVEQDAKVRLHQVQGMTPWNLDRVDQKDLPLDGRYQPQRSGAGVHAYVVDTGIRSTHSEFQGRLGNGFDVMTPGGTAEDCHGHGTHVAGSLGGTTWGVAKAVTLHPVRAIDCEGEGTLSSIIAALDWIIANHQAPAVANLSLGFEVSDALDQAVANAVAAGITTVVAAGNDTLDACGASPARAAEAITVGASNKDDNKAGFSNYGPCVDLFAPGQDIESAGIADDTATEFNSGTSMATPHVAGAAALFLETHPSATPSQVRDALIAAAVPGRVANGVRTSPNLLLQTDLTTPEGDHHQPWAHILTPFPKSTVRDTSRVHVLALDDAGIRRVDLWVNGLLRASDDTFPYEFAWDTLQELNGPAVLEVRAYDTSLNGHKSTPVAVTVRNRGIADFDPEFLAPRCMALSSSCGTGLLVEGMGTTGPERNQPNTLGASCPDGSGAYHLSTTLEGLRITSQDGGPLTAGRAVTVTAKIAGVESWLNPVDLFHAADAHNPNWTYLGQLPFPEAGVFELSTTFILPEGGLQAIRGVAGFNPMQASCTPEGWADHDDLVFPVANQPH, encoded by the coding sequence ATGCTTCGCCCCTCGACGGGCACGAGCAGCGCCAAGGGCATGGCCACCCAAGAGAAGGTGATGGGACTCGCGAGCAAATATGGGGCGAAGGTCGGTCAAACCTATTCACATGCACTCCAAGGCTTCGTGGCGGAGCTGGATGACACGCGTTTGGAGGCCCTTCGCGCGGACCCGAGCGTCGCGAGCGTCGAGCAGGACGCCAAGGTCCGGCTCCATCAAGTCCAAGGAATGACACCGTGGAACCTGGACCGCGTGGACCAGAAGGACCTGCCGCTCGATGGCCGCTACCAGCCCCAGCGGAGCGGAGCGGGAGTCCACGCGTACGTCGTCGATACCGGCATCCGCTCGACACACTCGGAGTTCCAGGGGCGGCTGGGGAACGGCTTCGACGTGATGACGCCTGGAGGCACCGCGGAAGACTGCCACGGCCATGGAACCCACGTGGCGGGCTCCTTGGGAGGGACGACCTGGGGTGTGGCCAAGGCGGTGACGTTGCATCCCGTGCGAGCCATTGATTGTGAAGGGGAAGGCACCCTCTCGAGCATCATCGCGGCCCTCGATTGGATCATCGCGAATCACCAGGCCCCCGCTGTCGCCAACTTGAGCCTGGGCTTCGAGGTCTCCGATGCCCTGGACCAGGCAGTCGCCAACGCCGTGGCCGCGGGCATCACCACCGTTGTGGCCGCCGGCAATGACACACTGGATGCCTGCGGTGCGTCTCCCGCTCGCGCCGCGGAAGCCATCACCGTGGGAGCCTCGAACAAGGACGACAACAAGGCAGGCTTTTCCAACTACGGTCCCTGCGTCGACCTGTTCGCGCCCGGACAGGACATCGAGTCCGCGGGCATCGCGGATGACACGGCGACGGAGTTCAACTCGGGAACGTCCATGGCCACGCCCCATGTCGCGGGCGCCGCGGCACTTTTCCTGGAGACCCACCCTTCCGCCACCCCCTCGCAGGTCCGCGACGCGCTCATCGCCGCGGCCGTGCCGGGGCGGGTGGCGAACGGGGTGAGGACCTCGCCCAACCTGTTGCTCCAGACGGACCTCACCACCCCGGAGGGCGACCATCATCAACCGTGGGCCCACATCCTCACGCCCTTCCCGAAGAGCACGGTCCGGGATACCTCTCGGGTCCATGTGCTGGCATTGGATGACGCCGGCATCCGGCGCGTGGACCTCTGGGTCAACGGGCTGCTCCGCGCGAGCGACGACACCTTCCCGTACGAGTTCGCCTGGGACACCCTCCAGGAGCTCAACGGCCCCGCGGTGCTGGAGGTCCGCGCGTATGACACGAGCCTCAATGGCCACAAATCCACCCCCGTGGCCGTGACGGTGCGCAACCGAGGCATCGCCGACTTCGACCCGGAGTTCCTCGCGCCCCGGTGCATGGCCCTGTCGTCCTCGTGTGGGACGGGCCTGCTCGTGGAGGGAATGGGGACCACGGGTCCCGAGCGCAACCAGCCCAACACGTTGGGCGCTTCGTGCCCGGATGGCTCCGGCGCCTACCACCTCAGCACCACGTTGGAGGGACTGCGTATCACCAGCCAGGATGGAGGCCCCCTCACGGCGGGCCGCGCGGTGACCGTCACCGCGAAGATCGCGGGCGTCGAGAGCTGGCTGAACCCCGTGGACCTCTTCCACGCGGCCGACGCGCACAACCCGAACTGGACCTATCTCGGTCAGCTCCCCTTCCCCGAGGCAGGGGTCTTCGAGCTCTCCACCACCTTCATCCTGCCCGAGGGCGGGCTGCAGGCGATTCGAGGCGTCGCGGGCTTCAATCCCATGCAGGCGAGCTGCACCCCGGAAGGCTGGGCGGACCACGACGACCTGGTCTTCCCGGTGGCGAATCAGCCCCACTGA
- a CDS encoding immunity 52 family protein, with the protein MTTKARVESYYAGAYWGPRKETAEECARRTATFLDALSRYDSFLAEWFKPAKSLKDARKYRLMPPDLAALAELFSAGVNRADAGGVIERLGFGFWFDNGGPDGDVAELRIHCGGYSDAVPNSCVLTLPRKGQNAERLLTAQALAAIVRAMVSPWEPDWAFATSYDYYQENRKAASDPFSLGWVTYLSNRIGGVPPLPAPVRIEPVEGKGTLIVLTPERFTASNPEHVALAERVRELLDRAGLLKPLQAQP; encoded by the coding sequence ATGACAACAAAGGCGAGAGTCGAGTCGTACTATGCAGGTGCCTATTGGGGGCCCCGGAAGGAGACCGCCGAAGAGTGCGCCCGCCGGACAGCCACCTTCCTTGACGCCCTTAGCCGGTATGACTCCTTTCTGGCTGAGTGGTTTAAACCCGCCAAGTCACTCAAGGATGCGCGCAAGTACCGCCTGATGCCGCCGGACTTGGCAGCGCTCGCTGAGCTGTTCAGCGCTGGCGTAAATCGTGCGGATGCAGGAGGTGTCATTGAACGTCTTGGGTTCGGATTCTGGTTCGACAACGGCGGCCCAGATGGGGACGTCGCAGAGCTGAGGATTCATTGCGGCGGCTACTCGGACGCCGTACCAAACTCCTGTGTCTTGACACTCCCTAGGAAGGGGCAGAACGCCGAGCGTCTGCTCACAGCTCAGGCACTTGCTGCGATAGTGCGCGCCATGGTGTCTCCGTGGGAGCCGGATTGGGCGTTCGCGACGTCGTATGACTACTACCAAGAGAACAGGAAGGCCGCGTCCGACCCTTTCTCCTTGGGGTGGGTCACGTACCTCTCGAATCGCATAGGCGGTGTGCCCCCTCTCCCTGCTCCGGTGCGCATCGAGCCCGTGGAGGGTAAGGGCACCCTGATTGTCCTCACTCCTGAGCGCTTCACGGCCAGCAACCCGGAACATGTGGCGCTGGCTGAACGAGTGCGAGAGCTGCTGGACCGAGCGGGGCTCTTGAAGCCGCTCCAGGCGCAGCCGTAG
- a CDS encoding HEAT repeat domain-containing protein, producing MTRTPIRVRALCLLGLSFLLTPLVAFAEHPSLQPETCSVEGLMDSIRRGLQSKSPAYRRYLRELLKESAVTLPEEQLRAAFERETEPLMVEHLAAALAAKTDRGESPSTMQVVAKRALDDADPAVRAAATRALRRTSAEEHTGDMYSRLVRDASPEVRMEAATNLIEDNRYVYAGYHGPASDTAVAAAAASSDAKVTARILGNISTAAISPESASTLHSLLGNESAEVRAGAATAMGGVPATEMAKARQTLGAMYRSETDVNVRTAILQSIARLGFASAVPELQSLRQVDTRLVPEVDAWIRALSTGLQEWSLLLREKQRLRQAH from the coding sequence ATGACACGCACTCCCATCCGGGTCCGGGCGCTGTGCCTGCTCGGGCTGTCATTCCTCCTGACGCCGCTGGTGGCCTTCGCCGAGCATCCCTCGCTCCAGCCGGAGACGTGCTCCGTCGAGGGGCTGATGGACTCCATCCGCCGGGGGCTTCAGTCGAAGTCACCGGCGTACCGGCGCTACCTGCGCGAATTGTTGAAGGAGTCCGCCGTCACGCTTCCCGAAGAGCAGCTTCGCGCCGCCTTCGAGCGCGAGACAGAGCCCCTCATGGTGGAGCATCTGGCCGCGGCGCTGGCGGCGAAGACGGACCGGGGCGAGAGCCCTTCGACGATGCAGGTGGTGGCGAAGCGGGCGCTCGATGACGCGGACCCGGCCGTACGCGCCGCCGCCACGCGCGCGCTTCGCCGCACCAGCGCGGAGGAGCACACCGGCGACATGTACTCGCGCCTGGTGAGGGATGCCTCGCCGGAGGTCCGGATGGAGGCCGCGACGAACCTCATCGAGGACAACCGCTATGTCTACGCGGGCTACCACGGGCCCGCGTCGGACACGGCGGTGGCGGCCGCCGCGGCGTCCTCCGACGCGAAGGTGACGGCGAGGATTCTGGGGAACATCTCCACGGCGGCCATCAGTCCTGAGTCGGCCAGCACACTCCACTCGCTGCTTGGAAATGAGAGCGCGGAGGTTCGCGCGGGGGCGGCGACGGCGATGGGCGGTGTGCCCGCGACGGAGATGGCGAAAGCGCGACAGACGTTGGGGGCGATGTACCGCTCCGAGACGGACGTGAATGTCCGCACCGCGATTCTCCAGAGCATCGCGCGGCTGGGGTTCGCCAGCGCGGTGCCGGAGCTCCAATCGCTGCGCCAGGTCGACACTCGGCTTGTCCCAGAGGTGGACGCGTGGATTCGCGCCTTGAGTACCGGTCTTCAGGAGTGGAGCCTGCTCCTGAGGGAGAAGCAGCGATTGCGGCAGGCTCATTGA
- a CDS encoding restriction endonuclease fold toxin 5 domain-containing protein, with translation MGNKVTRDASGADTWEALLTSAGLEEHDARPVAGSSLTPTHAARLLNVLLGKDVTLGQFPSRVAVGFMLREVLETGEVSRAELVRRVNRFARVAVLRPDGCLAWVLSGRTQQRVGEVEWKDGAFRVGSFQLGGFYSGKSGVFREMGSSLEELRGGAYADVHDDADVVSRSLDGAEEAFVGLALAVGKFFSTSPEENLEAFRQMPAAVVALIKSSPEYLERFRYMMRGEQIQAVSKMVTNLIATWGAASTTTRTLQGATLATAEVPVLSVSAQGALALERVAVPVGRAAAVLSGGPGAAIILQRASTAAKQGGPAKGPGEWGPANEAMKPRARRYQEQVTGHSADEAYWVGGVGKNSGGVKFDGFEKGVLLEAKGPGYARFFDDLEPKRWFRNSGAKGLIDQARRQLDSIRGKGIPIRWHVAEVDAADAIRKLLDGAGISGIEVVHTLPLP, from the coding sequence TTGGGGAACAAGGTCACGCGTGATGCCTCCGGAGCGGACACCTGGGAAGCGCTACTGACATCCGCGGGGTTGGAAGAGCACGACGCGCGCCCCGTTGCGGGTAGCTCGCTCACCCCGACACATGCGGCACGGCTGCTGAACGTGCTGTTGGGCAAGGACGTGACGTTGGGTCAGTTTCCCTCGCGCGTCGCGGTGGGCTTCATGCTGCGCGAAGTCCTGGAAACGGGAGAGGTGTCGCGGGCCGAGCTGGTGCGGCGTGTCAACCGCTTCGCTCGCGTCGCAGTGCTGCGGCCTGACGGATGTCTTGCATGGGTGTTGTCGGGTCGGACGCAACAGCGAGTCGGAGAGGTCGAGTGGAAGGACGGGGCCTTCCGCGTGGGCTCGTTCCAACTGGGGGGCTTCTACTCGGGCAAGAGTGGCGTCTTCCGTGAGATGGGCTCGTCGCTGGAGGAGCTGCGCGGCGGGGCTTACGCGGATGTACATGACGATGCCGATGTCGTCAGCCGCTCACTGGATGGGGCTGAAGAGGCGTTCGTGGGGTTGGCCCTCGCGGTGGGGAAGTTCTTCTCAACCTCGCCAGAGGAGAACCTCGAAGCGTTCCGACAGATGCCCGCTGCTGTGGTGGCTCTCATCAAGTCGTCGCCCGAGTACCTGGAGCGATTCCGCTACATGATGCGCGGCGAGCAGATTCAGGCCGTCTCGAAGATGGTCACGAACCTGATTGCCACATGGGGGGCCGCATCCACCACGACGCGCACGTTGCAGGGGGCCACGCTGGCCACGGCGGAAGTCCCGGTGCTCTCGGTGTCAGCCCAAGGCGCGCTAGCCCTGGAGCGCGTGGCCGTGCCGGTAGGACGGGCTGCGGCGGTGCTGAGTGGTGGGCCCGGAGCGGCCATCATCCTTCAGCGGGCGAGCACGGCAGCCAAGCAGGGTGGACCGGCCAAGGGCCCCGGCGAGTGGGGACCCGCCAACGAGGCCATGAAGCCCCGCGCTCGGCGCTACCAGGAACAAGTCACAGGACACTCCGCGGACGAGGCATACTGGGTCGGTGGAGTAGGGAAGAACAGCGGAGGAGTGAAGTTCGATGGCTTCGAGAAGGGCGTGCTGCTGGAAGCGAAGGGACCGGGCTATGCCAGATTCTTTGACGATCTTGAACCCAAGCGCTGGTTTCGGAACTCGGGGGCCAAGGGTCTGATTGATCAGGCACGTCGGCAGCTTGATTCCATCCGAGGAAAGGGCATCCCAATCCGGTGGCATGTGGCGGAAGTCGATGCTGCGGATGCCATCCGGAAGCTTCTGGATGGGGCGGGAATCTCGGGAATCGAAGTCGTCCATACGCTGCCACTTCCCTGA
- a CDS encoding RNA polymerase sigma factor, translated as MAPLPSILEQTYRADYGRIVATLIRVMGGDFASAEEVVQEAFEAALQQWPRDGVPTEPRAWLLRAARNKAVDRVRRGVRLGAKVEEMEIVARLEQELATAPDGADWQAHPDDTLRLLFTCCHPALAEDIQVALSLRTLCGLTTEEVARAFLVPPATMAQRLVRAQRKIRDAGIPYVIPQMDALTERTRGVLHAIYLLFSEGYAATEGDALLRVDLCAEALRLARLTRALLPRHGEVAALLSMLLLHHSRHRARVTEDGGLVLLDRQDRSKWDAAEIAEGVAQLDAALALGSFGPYTLQAAIAALHAQARSPEETDWEQIAALYQRLSKLSPGPVVELNHAAAVAMAKGPEHGLALVDDLEASGRLTSYHLLPAARAELLRRLGRWEESATAYRRALALVRTEPERRFLQERLHEVLAGTPTTD; from the coding sequence ATGGCCCCCTTGCCGTCCATCCTCGAGCAGACCTATCGCGCGGACTATGGCCGCATCGTGGCCACGCTCATCCGGGTCATGGGTGGAGACTTCGCGTCAGCGGAAGAAGTGGTGCAGGAAGCCTTCGAGGCGGCGCTCCAGCAATGGCCACGTGACGGGGTGCCCACCGAGCCCCGAGCGTGGCTGCTCCGCGCCGCGCGCAACAAGGCCGTGGACCGGGTGCGGCGTGGCGTGCGGCTCGGCGCCAAGGTGGAGGAGATGGAGATCGTGGCCCGGCTTGAACAAGAGCTCGCCACGGCCCCCGATGGCGCCGACTGGCAGGCCCATCCAGACGACACCCTCCGGCTGCTCTTCACCTGTTGTCACCCCGCGCTGGCGGAGGACATCCAGGTGGCGCTCTCGCTGCGGACGTTGTGTGGATTGACCACGGAGGAAGTGGCGCGCGCGTTCCTGGTGCCGCCGGCGACGATGGCGCAACGGTTGGTGCGAGCGCAGCGCAAGATTCGCGACGCAGGCATCCCCTATGTCATTCCCCAGATGGACGCGCTGACCGAGCGCACCCGTGGGGTGTTGCACGCCATCTACCTCTTGTTCTCGGAGGGCTATGCCGCGACGGAGGGTGACGCCCTGTTGCGCGTGGACCTGTGCGCGGAGGCGTTGCGGCTGGCGCGTCTGACCCGCGCGCTCCTTCCCCGCCACGGCGAGGTGGCCGCGCTCCTGTCAATGCTGCTCCTGCACCACTCCCGCCACCGGGCACGAGTGACAGAGGATGGAGGACTGGTGCTGCTCGACCGGCAGGACCGGAGCAAGTGGGACGCCGCGGAGATTGCGGAGGGGGTGGCGCAGCTCGATGCCGCGCTCGCACTGGGCTCGTTTGGCCCCTACACGCTCCAAGCGGCCATCGCCGCGCTCCACGCCCAGGCCCGGAGTCCCGAAGAGACCGACTGGGAGCAGATCGCCGCGCTCTATCAACGGTTGTCCAAGCTGTCCCCCGGCCCCGTGGTGGAGCTCAACCACGCGGCGGCGGTGGCGATGGCGAAGGGGCCCGAGCACGGACTCGCGCTGGTCGATGACCTGGAGGCATCCGGGAGGCTCACGTCGTATCACCTGCTGCCCGCGGCGCGGGCGGAGCTGTTGCGCAGGCTGGGACGCTGGGAGGAATCCGCGACGGCCTATCGCCGGGCCCTGGCGCTGGTGCGGACCGAACCCGAGCGGCGCTTCCTGCAAGAGCGCCTGCACGAAGTCCTCGCGGGCACGCCCACCACGGATTGA
- a CDS encoding YciI family protein, whose product MKYLLMIYENEKIWESLSQEETQQILGEYAVFTESIEKSGNYIAGEALEPTPTATTVRIREGKRLTTDGPFAETREQLGGFYLVEAKDLDEAIAMASRIPNARTGSIEVRPIMDYSKNMG is encoded by the coding sequence ATGAAGTATCTGCTGATGATCTACGAGAACGAGAAGATCTGGGAGTCGCTCTCCCAGGAGGAGACCCAGCAGATCCTGGGCGAGTACGCCGTCTTCACCGAGTCCATCGAGAAGAGCGGCAACTACATCGCGGGGGAGGCCCTGGAGCCGACGCCCACTGCGACCACGGTGCGCATCCGCGAGGGCAAGCGGCTGACGACGGACGGCCCGTTCGCGGAGACGCGCGAGCAGCTCGGGGGCTTCTATCTGGTGGAGGCGAAGGACCTCGATGAGGCCATCGCCATGGCCTCGCGGATTCCGAACGCGAGGACCGGCTCCATCGAGGTTCGACCCATCATGGACTACTCCAAGAACATGGGTTGA
- the thiD gene encoding bifunctional hydroxymethylpyrimidine kinase/phosphomethylpyrimidine kinase, translating to MRRMETSSSVPTALTIAGSDSGGGAGIQADLNTFSYHRVHGTTALTAITAQNTRGVTRVDVMPAAAVAAQMDAVAEDLGVGAVKTGMLVNAEIISIVAWRLKALKLGSLVVDPVMVSRAGARLIDDSAVGALKQHLLPLADIVTPNRHEAELLAGMELRTLDDMKEAARRIHQLGPRAVLVKGGGMAGELRGLDVWFDGERMETLFLRAVKTQNTHGTGCTLSAAIAAGLALGHDAREATRRAKEFVTAALEHPLPLGQGHGPFSHFSPLSRPT from the coding sequence ATGCGCCGCATGGAGACCTCTTCGTCCGTGCCGACGGCGCTCACCATTGCTGGCTCTGACAGCGGCGGAGGCGCCGGCATCCAGGCCGACCTGAACACGTTTTCGTATCACCGAGTGCACGGCACCACCGCGCTCACCGCCATCACCGCGCAGAACACCCGGGGCGTCACCCGAGTGGACGTGATGCCCGCGGCCGCCGTGGCCGCTCAGATGGACGCCGTCGCGGAGGACCTGGGCGTGGGCGCGGTGAAGACGGGCATGCTCGTCAACGCGGAGATCATCTCCATCGTCGCGTGGCGTCTGAAGGCGTTGAAGCTGGGCTCGCTCGTGGTGGACCCGGTCATGGTGTCGCGCGCGGGTGCACGCCTCATCGACGACTCCGCCGTCGGAGCCTTGAAGCAACACCTGCTGCCCCTGGCGGACATCGTCACGCCCAACCGCCATGAGGCGGAGCTGCTCGCGGGGATGGAGCTGCGCACGCTGGACGACATGAAAGAGGCCGCGCGGCGCATCCACCAGCTCGGCCCGCGCGCGGTGCTCGTCAAGGGCGGCGGAATGGCGGGGGAGCTCCGAGGCCTGGACGTCTGGTTCGACGGGGAGCGGATGGAGACGCTGTTCCTTCGCGCGGTGAAGACGCAGAACACCCACGGTACCGGCTGCACCCTCTCCGCGGCCATCGCCGCCGGGCTCGCGCTGGGACATGACGCGCGGGAGGCCACGCGGCGCGCCAAGGAGTTCGTCACCGCGGCGCTCGAGCACCCGCTGCCGCTGGGACAGGGCCATGGCCCGTTCAGCCACTTCTCGCCGCTGAGCCGGCCCACCTGA